The following proteins are encoded in a genomic region of Cygnus olor isolate bCygOlo1 chromosome 11, bCygOlo1.pri.v2, whole genome shotgun sequence:
- the SNAPC5 gene encoding snRNA-activating protein complex subunit 5 has protein sequence MLSRLQELRKEEETLLRVKAALHDQLTRLKVEELALQSMIRSREEDAAVPAAAAAESQETLGQMDNEAAINQTELQLSLQDHEEEEEEEEESDS, from the exons ATGCTGAGCCGCCTGCAGGAGCTGCGCAAGGAGGAGGAGACGCTGCTGCGGGTGAAGGCGGCGCTGCACGACCAGCTCACCCGCCTCAAG GTGGAAGAGCTGGCGCTGCAGTCGATGATAAGATCCAGGGAGGAGGACGCGGCCGTCCCGGCGGCAGCCGCTGCGGAGAGCCAGGAG ACTCTTGGGCAGATGGACAACGAGGCTGCTATCAATCAAACTGAATTACAGCTAAGTCTTCAAGAtcatgaagaggaagaagaagaggaggaggaatcagattcttga